The DNA region GGCGGCGGCGGCATCGGCTCGACGCCGGGCATCACGGTCGGCGCCGCGCTGGCGCTCAAGGGCAGCGGCCGCCTGCCGGTCGCCGTGCTCGGCGACGGCGATCTGCTGATGGGCAGCCAGGCGCTCTGGACCGCGGCCGCGCGCCAGCTCCCCGCCCTCTTCATCGTCAACAACAATCGTTCGTTCTATAACGACGTCGAGCACCAGGAGACGGTGGCCAAGCAGCGCCATCGCCCGGTCGAGAACAAGTTCATCGGCATGTCGATCGATGGCCCGCCGGTCGATCTCGTCAACCTGGCGCAGTCCTATGGCCTCAAGTCTTTCGGGCCGGTCACGCGCGTCGAGGATCTCGACGCGGTCGTCGCCGCGGCGTTCGATGCCGCCTGTGCCGGCGCGACGGTGCTCGTCGACGTCCACGTCGCGCCGCCGCCGCCGCGCAAATAGCACGGTCTATTTGATCTCGACGTCGGTGCGCTGCCAGAACACGACGCGTCGGCGCACGAGCTGCAAGGCGCGATCGAGCGCGAAGCCGATCACCGCGATGACGACGAAGGCCGCCATACCGCGCGCGTATTGGAACGACGCCGAGGCGTAGGTCACGAAATAGCCGAGGCCGCGGCTCTCGCCGATGATCTCGGTAACGAGCGTGATGATCAGCGCCACCGGCAGCGCGATGCGCAGGCCGGTGAAAAAGATCGGCAGCGCCGCCGGCACCAGCACGCGCCAGAACACCTGCGCCTGGCTGGCACCCATGTTGCGCGCGGCCCAGATCAGCACCCGGTCGGTCGAACGCATGCCGGCATGGACATGGATCGCGATCGGATAGATGCACTCGAGGAAGATCAGCGCGATGGTCGAGCCGGTGCCGAGGCCGAAGACGAAGATGAACACCGGGTAGAGCGCGATCTTCGGGATCGGATACCCGAAATAGAAGATCGGCTCGATCAGCCGCTCCATCAGCCGCGAGCGCGCCATCAGCGTGCCGATGACGACGCCGCCCACCAGCGCCAACGCGAAGCCGGCGAAGGCGCGATAGAGCGTCACCTGCGCGTGCATGAGAAGCTGGCCGTTGGCGAGATAGATCCAGAGCTGGTCGCCGATGACCGCGAGGCTGGGCAACAGGCGCGGCGACACCAGCCCGAGGCGGACGATCAGCTCATAGACCGCGAGCAGCACAAAGACCGAGTAGTAGCGGCCGAACCAGCGTACGATCATCATCGCCGCATCTCCGTGGCCGCCATCTGCCCGACCAGCACGCGCCGGCCGATCTGCCGCAGCAGGAAGTCGGCGCCGAAGCCGATGATGCCGATGGCGACGATCGCCACATACATGATGTCGAAGCGCAGGTTCTGCTCGGCGAACACGATGAGGAAGCCGAGCCCGACGCTCGACACCACCATCTCGGCGACGAACATCACCACGAAGGACAGCGCAAGGCCGATGCGCAGGCCGTTGAAGATCTGCGGCAGCGCCGTCGGCAGCAGCACGCGCCAGATGATCTGCGCCCGCGAGGCGCCCATGTTGCGCGCCGCCCAGACGTGGACCTTGGACACGGACTTCGCGCCCGACAGCGCGCTGATATAGATCGGGTAGAACACCGACACGGTGATGATGATGATCTTGGACATGTCGCCGAGACCGAACCAGGCGAAGATGAGCGGCAGCGCGGCGATCTTCGGCACCGGATAGGTCAGCGAGATCAGGGGCTCATAGAAGCGCTCGACCGGCCGCAGCGCGCCCGACAGCAGCCCCGTCGTGACGCCGAAGAAAGCGCCGATCGCAAAGCCGGAAAGCGCCTGGAAAAGACTGACGCCGATATGCTGGAACAGCTCGCCGCTGGCCAGCATCGCCATGGTCTGGCGCGCGATGGCCGACGGCGGCGGCAGATAGTCGGGCAGATGCCCGGCGTCGCCGAGGATCTCCCACACCGCCACGATGACCAGCGGCGGCAGCAGGCCGAGCCAGGCGGGATAGCGCTCCTTCGCCATGGTCAGGCGAACTCCGCCCGCGCGCGCAACACCTCGTCGCGCAGCAGATCCCAGATCTGGTTGCGATAGTCGAAGTATTCCTTGCTCTTCTTGACGTCGATGTCGCGCGGCCGCGGCAGATCGATGCGGATGTCGGCCTTGGTCCGCCCGGGGCGGGCCGAGAACACGATCACGCGGTCGGCGAGGTAGATCGCCTCCTCGATGTCGTGGGTGATGAAGATCACCGTCTTGCGCGCTTCGTTCCAGATGGTCTGCAGCTCTTCCTGCATCAGCTCGCGGTTCTGCGCGTCGAGCGCGCCGAACGGCTCGTCCATCAGCAGGATGCGCGGATCGAACGCCAGGGTGCGGGCGATGGCGACGCGCTGCTTCATGCCGCCCGAGAGTTCGGCCGGATAGTGATCGCGGAAATGCGTCAGCCCGACCTTGGCGAGGAGACGCTCGACGATCGCCTTCTGCTCGGCCTTCGAGCGCTTCTGGATCTCGAGGCCCCAGGCGATGTTCTCGGCGACCGTGCGCCAGGGATAGAGCGCGAACTCCTGGAACACGACGCCGCGGTCCGGGCCCGGGCCGGTGACCGGCCGGCCCTCGATCAGCAGGTCGCCGCTTGTGATCGACTCGAAGCCGCCGACCATGTGCAGGAACGTGCTCTTGCCGCAGCCCGAAGGGCCGACAATGGCGATAAACTCGCCCTCCGCGATCTCGAGATTGAAATCGCGGATGGCGTCGACGTCCTTGCCGCCCCGGCTGAATCGCTTGCCGAGGCCACGAACGACAATAATAGGGGCCGACATCGTTACTGCGGCAGGTACGACGTATCGACGATCGGCGTGAGGTCGATCTTCTTGTCGATGAAGCCGGCCGACAGCAGCACGTCCTGCTGCTTCTTCAGGTTGTCGATGTTGGGCCGCAGCTTCATGTCGGTGACGTAAGGCTTCACTTTCATGAAGATTTCGGGCGGCATCACGACGAGCTTGGCATCGAGCAGCGCCTGACGGCCTTCCGTCTGGTGCTCGGCGAGATACTTCGTCACCCCGGCAAGGTCGGAGAGGAACGCCTTCACCGCGGCCGGATGCTGCTTCAGGAACGACGGCTTGGCGTTGACGACGATGAGCTCTTCGTCGAACGGCACGCCGGTCTTGGAGGTGAACACGACCTTCAGATCGCCCTTGG from Pseudolabrys taiwanensis includes:
- a CDS encoding ABC transporter permease gives rise to the protein MMIVRWFGRYYSVFVLLAVYELIVRLGLVSPRLLPSLAVIGDQLWIYLANGQLLMHAQVTLYRAFAGFALALVGGVVIGTLMARSRLMERLIEPIFYFGYPIPKIALYPVFIFVFGLGTGSTIALIFLECIYPIAIHVHAGMRSTDRVLIWAARNMGASQAQVFWRVLVPAALPIFFTGLRIALPVALIITLVTEIIGESRGLGYFVTYASASFQYARGMAAFVVIAVIGFALDRALQLVRRRVVFWQRTDVEIK
- a CDS encoding ABC transporter permease → MAKERYPAWLGLLPPLVIVAVWEILGDAGHLPDYLPPPSAIARQTMAMLASGELFQHIGVSLFQALSGFAIGAFFGVTTGLLSGALRPVERFYEPLISLTYPVPKIAALPLIFAWFGLGDMSKIIIITVSVFYPIYISALSGAKSVSKVHVWAARNMGASRAQIIWRVLLPTALPQIFNGLRIGLALSFVVMFVAEMVVSSVGLGFLIVFAEQNLRFDIMYVAIVAIGIIGFGADFLLRQIGRRVLVGQMAATEMRR
- a CDS encoding ABC transporter ATP-binding protein; translation: MSAPIIVVRGLGKRFSRGGKDVDAIRDFNLEIAEGEFIAIVGPSGCGKSTFLHMVGGFESITSGDLLIEGRPVTGPGPDRGVVFQEFALYPWRTVAENIAWGLEIQKRSKAEQKAIVERLLAKVGLTHFRDHYPAELSGGMKQRVAIARTLAFDPRILLMDEPFGALDAQNRELMQEELQTIWNEARKTVIFITHDIEEAIYLADRVIVFSARPGRTKADIRIDLPRPRDIDVKKSKEYFDYRNQIWDLLRDEVLRARAEFA